The Pseudomonadota bacterium genomic interval TCGGCGCAGCGCGCGTGTGCGCCCTGGAGGCGCTGGTGCACAGCGACCTGCAACCGGATCTGACGTTGCTGCTGGACGTCCCCCCCGATGTCGGCCTTGCACGGGCGAGGCGCGAAGGCGGTCTCGACAAGATCGAGCGGGAATCGGCGCACTTTTTCGAACGGGTGCGCAGCGCGCACCTCGCGCGTGCCGCGGCCTTCCCCGACCGGATTCGGGTGATCGACGGCTGCCCGCCTGCGGAGCAGGTGCAACAAGCACTCTGGGACGCGGTATCAGCGCGGCTCGCAGGCGCATCGCCGTGACCACGTTGCCGTGGCTCGAGGACACCCTGGCGCAGTTCTCCGGCGCGCTGTCGCGCGGACGGCTCGGCCACGCGGTGCTGCTCACCGGGCCGGCGGGCGTTGGCAAATTCCGCCTGGCCGACACCCTGATTGCCACCCTGTTGTGCCGCCGCCGAACCGACGCCGCAGCGACGGCGCTGCCCTGTGGCGTCTGCGACGCCTGCACACAGTGCGCCGAATCACAGCACCCGGATGTGCACACGGTCGAAGCCGACGAAAAAACGGGGTCGATCAGCGTGGCGGCCGTGCGCGATGTCTGCACCAAATTGCAGATGACGTCGCAGATGACCGGCTACCGGGTCGGGTTGTTTCCGAACGCGGACCGCTGCACGGAGAGCGCGGCCAACAGCCTGCTCAAGACGCTCGAGGAGCCGCCTGCCGACGTGGTCATGCTGCTGGTCACCGCCCGACCTGGACGGTTGCCGGCCACCATCCGGTCTCGCTGCCAGACCTGGCGGTGTGCGCTGCCGCCCAACGAGGTCGCAGAAGCCTGGCTGCGGACGCAGGGCGTCGCTGACCCGGCCACGGCGCTGCGGCACGCCGGTGGTGCGCCGCTTGCAGCACTCGAGGAGAACAGTGGTGCGCTCGATGCGGCCCTCGGGCCGCTGCTGGAGGGGGTCGTCACGGGCCGTACCGCCGTGGCGGACGCCGCGCGGCAACTCGAGGGCTTCGGTGCGGATGCGGTGTTGGCGGCCTGTGTGGGCGTGCTCGATCGTGTACTGATCAATCGGGTCGACGACCTGTCTGCTGGCCTTCAAATTGCTTGTTTCGGAGCAGAGAAAACGGCGCGGCACCTGTTTGCCTGGCGCGACGTCGCGGTGCGCGAATACGCGCGCAACCGAACGGGTCTCAACGATCTCGCTACCCTCGAGCGTGTTTTGTCGGCGGGCCGCGAGGACGCTGCGGTGGTCATGGCCACCTGACTCGACGTCGCACGCGCCACACACACGTGGAGCAGCAATGGAACAAACCAACACCGGTGTGATGTCACTGAGCATCAAGGACCGCGGCGCGCTGAGGGCAGCGTTCATGCCGTTCCTGATCAACGGTGGCGTTTTTGTTCCCACACAAACCAACTACCGGCTCGGCGACAGCGTGTTCATCCTGTTGAAGCTGCTCGACGACGCTGAACGCATCCCGGTGGCGTGCCGCGTGGCCTGGTTGACGCCGGCTGGTGCGCAGGGCAACAAGGCGCCCGGCGTGGGCTTGCAGTTCTCCGACGAGGACGCCGGTCGGACCAAATCGATGATCGAGGACCTGCTCAAGAGTGCGCGCGGTTCGCAACCGACCAGCACGATGTAAGCCTCTCGGACCTGCGGTCGCTAAAAGGGCGGGCAGGGGGGGCGTCACAACGCCTCCGTTCTGCACTTTTGTGCAGCTCTCCGTGACCACACCACTGGCAGTGTGAATCTACTCCGATAGCCGTTTCTGGCTGTTATAATCGACGCAATGTGCCTGCGCTCCGGGGCGCCGCTCGCGCGTCCCGTCGACCTGCGCTCGCGTTTGCTTTTCTCAGTTGATCAGGAAATCCGCGTGCAAGGAAAAACCATATCGCTGACGAAGGGGTTGGACATTCCGATTGACGGCCAGCCTCGGCAGACCATCGAGGACGCGCCCCTCGTCAGTTCGGTTGCGGTCCTGGGTCGCGACTACCACGGGCTCAAACCCACCATGGCGGTACAGCAGGGCGACCGCGTTGTCGGCGGCCAGGTGCTGTTCACCGACAAGCGCAACCCCGGCGTGCGGTTCACTGCCCCCGGCAGTGGCACGGTCAGCGCAATTCACCGCGGCGCGCGGCGCGTGCTGCAGTCGGTCGTTATCAGCCTCGATAACGAAGACGCCAAACGCGACTTCGAGGCCGTCGACGCGGACAACGGCGAGGCGGTGCGCGCGCTGTTGATCGACAGCGGCCTGTGGACCGGGCTGCGCACGCGGCCCTACAGCAAGGTGCCGGCGGTCGACGCGGTGGCCGCCGCCATTTTCGTCACCGCCATCGACACGCGCCCGCTGGCGCAGGACCCCGGCGTGGTGCTCGAGAAGCAGGCGTCCGAATTCGAGACCGGCCTGCGGGCCCTGGCCTCGCTGGCGCCGGTGGTGAACGTGTGTGTCGGTTCCGGCACCGGCGTGCCGTCGCCGTCGGTCGACCGCGTCCACTACCACCACTTCGACGGGCCGCACCCGGCCGGCCTCGCCGGCACCCACATTCACCAGTTGCACCCGGTGACCCAGCAGTCCCACGTCTGGACTGTCGGGTACCAGGACGTGCTCGCGATCGGCAAACTGGTCGGCCGCGGTGAA includes:
- the holB gene encoding DNA polymerase III subunit delta', translating into MTTLPWLEDTLAQFSGALSRGRLGHAVLLTGPAGVGKFRLADTLIATLLCRRRTDAAATALPCGVCDACTQCAESQHPDVHTVEADEKTGSISVAAVRDVCTKLQMTSQMTGYRVGLFPNADRCTESAANSLLKTLEEPPADVVMLLVTARPGRLPATIRSRCQTWRCALPPNEVAEAWLRTQGVADPATALRHAGGAPLAALEENSGALDAALGPLLEGVVTGRTAVADAARQLEGFGADAVLAACVGVLDRVLINRVDDLSAGLQIACFGAEKTARHLFAWRDVAVREYARNRTGLNDLATLERVLSAGREDAAVVMAT
- a CDS encoding PilZ domain-containing protein, with translation MEQTNTGVMSLSIKDRGALRAAFMPFLINGGVFVPTQTNYRLGDSVFILLKLLDDAERIPVACRVAWLTPAGAQGNKAPGVGLQFSDEDAGRTKSMIEDLLKSARGSQPTSTM
- a CDS encoding Na(+)-translocating NADH-quinone reductase subunit A produces the protein MQGKTISLTKGLDIPIDGQPRQTIEDAPLVSSVAVLGRDYHGLKPTMAVQQGDRVVGGQVLFTDKRNPGVRFTAPGSGTVSAIHRGARRVLQSVVISLDNEDAKRDFEAVDADNGEAVRALLIDSGLWTGLRTRPYSKVPAVDAVAAAIFVTAIDTRPLAQDPGVVLEKQASEFETGLRALASLAPVVNVCVGSGTGVPSPSVDRVHYHHFDGPHPAGLAGTHIHQLHPVTQQSHVWTVGYQDVLAIGKLVGRGELSFERVVSLAGPMVSEPRLLRTRLGASTDDLVEGQLKDGAKRVLSGSVLDGFNAQGASAWLGRHSQQVVALADGRPRQFMHWVNPLLKGWYSSLPVFFGGGGPNVSFNTSQNGSRRAMVPIGNYERVVPHDVLITQLLRALLVRDTDEAQRLGALDFDEEDLALCTFVCHSKYEYGQALRESLDIIERDG